A portion of the Juglans microcarpa x Juglans regia isolate MS1-56 chromosome 1D, Jm3101_v1.0, whole genome shotgun sequence genome contains these proteins:
- the LOC121242905 gene encoding uncharacterized protein At5g08430 isoform X1, whose product MRKCKRKQRVNKETETEDWCFVCKDGGQLIICEYGNCLKVYHPGCVGKDDSLLDNGKRWTCNCHSCLRCHKTPKFHCFCCPNAVCARCVNAANFVPASGKNGFCYECLELVLLAEEKVEYDSDGGKIDFTDRDTYEGLFKEYWEIIKEKEGLTLDDVYTAKAKIKKIGYFSSGSGSVKFGEDEKELTISDCDMYDMEEYKPFYKRRQPKVLQFSGWGSKPLIEFLKSLGTDTTKQLSQYDVDSIISEYIRENNLLDPQNRKKVICDEKLRALLGKKSVSKRRIPNLLDAHFAENLVQSEDDGIENEDRSNLEDKSENLMVACQRQRTPSSDKKSAEVEVEIIMQQTGYASIVAENINLVYLRRSLVEELLKDHENFEGKAVGSFVKVKADPRDYLQKNSHQLLQVTGIKETLAAGKMSSEILLQASCVPLDIHISMLSDSDFTEEECDDLRQKMNSGLLRKPTVVELEQKARSLHADIMKQRIERELVLLQNQIDRANEKGWRRELYQFLDRRELLKKASEQQRLMNQQPKVLAEVVEVTGSSGDLSKQGFPCSPQSILAWNPKTPCT is encoded by the exons ATGAGGAAGTGTAAGAGAAAGCAAAGGGTTAACAAAGAGACTGAAACAGAGGATTGGTGTTTCGTGTGCAAAGACGGTGGGCAGCTCATCATCTGCGAGTACGG GAATTGCCTGAAAGTTTATCATCCTGGATGTGTGGGAAAGGATGATTCACTCTTGGATAATGGAAAACGCTGGACTTGCA ATTGTCATTCTTGCTTAAGATGCCACAAAACCCCAAAGTTTCATTGCTTCTGCTGTCCAAATGCTGTATGCGCTAGGTGCGTCAATGCTGCCAACTTTGTTCCCGCCAGTGGGAAGAATGGATTCTGCTACGAGTGTTTGGAGCTTGTTCTACTAGCAGAAGAAAAGGTGGAATACGACTCTGATGGG GGCAAGATAGACTTTACAGACAGAGATACATACGAGGGCCTGTTCAAGGAATATTGGGAAatcataaaggaaaaagaaggacTGACTTTGGATGATGTCTATACTGCAAAAGCTAAGATTAAGAAGATTGGATATTTCTCTAGTGGTTCCGGCTCTGTTAAATTTGGTGAGGATGAAAAAGAATTGACAATATCTGATTGTGATATGTATGATATGGAAGAATATAAGCCATTTTACAAAAGGAGGCAGCCCAAGGTGCTACAGTTTTCAGGTTGGGGATCAAAACCTTTAATTGAATTCCTCAAATCCCTTGGTACAGATACAACCAAACAGTTATCACAATATGATGTTGATTCTATCATCTCTGAATACATTCGGGAAAACAACCTTCTTGACCCACAAAATAGGAAGAAggttatttgtgatgaaaagcTGCGTGCTCTTTTAGGAAAGAAATCAGTATCTAAGAGGAGAATACCTAATCTTCTGGATGCCCATTTTGCTGAGAACTTGGTCCAATCAGAAGACGATGGAATTGAGAATGAAGATAGAAGCAATTTGGAAGACAAAAGTGAAAATCTTATGGTAGCATGTCAGAGGCAGAGAACACCGAGCTCAGATAAAAAATCTGCAGAAGTGGAAGTTGAGATTATTATGCAACAGACTGGTTATGCATCTATTGTTGCTGAGAATATAAATCTTGTCTACTTACGGAGGAGCTTAGTGGAGGAGCTATTGAAGGACCATGAAAATTTTGAGGGCAAAGCAGTGGGAAGTTTTGTAAAAGTCAAAGCAGACCCCCGAGATTATCTGCAGAAAAATTCTCACCAGCTTTTGCAAGTCACAG GCATAAAAGAAACCTTAGCTGCTGGTAAAATGAGCAGTGAAATTCTCTTGCAAGCTTCCTGTGTACCATTGGACATTCACATATCTATGCTGTCTGATTCTGACTTCACTGAG GAGGAATGTGATGATTTGCGGCAAAAAATGAATAGCGGTCTGCTTAGAAAACCTACCGTT GTGGAACTTGAACAGAAGGCCAGAAGTCTGCATGCAGATATAATGAAGCAG AGAATTGAAAGAGAGCTGGTTTTGTTACAAAATCAGATCGATCGGGCAAATGAGAAGGGCTGGAGAAGAGA ATTATATCAATTTCTTGACCGAAGAGAATTACTCAAGAAGGCTTCTGAGCAGCAACGATTGATGAATCAGCAGCCAAAAGTTCTTGCAGAGGTTGTAGAGGTCACAGGTTCTTCTGGAGACTTGTCTAAACAAGGATTTCCTTGCTCTCCACAGTCGATCCTTGCATGGAATCCCAAAACTCCTTGTACTTAa
- the LOC121242905 gene encoding zinc finger CCCH domain-containing protein 44 isoform X2 yields the protein MRKCKRKQRVNKETETEDWCFVCKDGGQLIICEYGNCLKVYHPGCVGKDDSLLDNGKRWTCNCHSCLRCHKTPKFHCFCCPNAVCARCVNAANFVPASGKNGFCYECLELVLLAEEKVEYDSDGGKIDFTDRDTYEGLFKEYWEIIKEKEGLTLDDVYTAKAKIKKIGYFSSGSGSVKFGEDEKELTISDCDMYDMEEYKPFYKRRQPKVLQFSGWGSKPLIEFLKSLGTDTTKQLSQYDVDSIISEYIRENNLLDPQNRKKVICDEKLRALLGKKSVSKRRIPNLLDAHFAENLVQSEDDGIENEDRSNLEDKSENLMVACQRQRTPSSDKKSAEVEVEIIMQQTGYASIVAENINLVYLRRSLVEELLKDHENFEGKAVGSFVKVKADPRDYLQKNSHQLLQVTGIKETLAAGKMSSEILLQASCVPLDIHISMLSDSDFTEEECDDLRQKMNSGLLRKPTVVELEQKARSLHADIMKQVFII from the exons ATGAGGAAGTGTAAGAGAAAGCAAAGGGTTAACAAAGAGACTGAAACAGAGGATTGGTGTTTCGTGTGCAAAGACGGTGGGCAGCTCATCATCTGCGAGTACGG GAATTGCCTGAAAGTTTATCATCCTGGATGTGTGGGAAAGGATGATTCACTCTTGGATAATGGAAAACGCTGGACTTGCA ATTGTCATTCTTGCTTAAGATGCCACAAAACCCCAAAGTTTCATTGCTTCTGCTGTCCAAATGCTGTATGCGCTAGGTGCGTCAATGCTGCCAACTTTGTTCCCGCCAGTGGGAAGAATGGATTCTGCTACGAGTGTTTGGAGCTTGTTCTACTAGCAGAAGAAAAGGTGGAATACGACTCTGATGGG GGCAAGATAGACTTTACAGACAGAGATACATACGAGGGCCTGTTCAAGGAATATTGGGAAatcataaaggaaaaagaaggacTGACTTTGGATGATGTCTATACTGCAAAAGCTAAGATTAAGAAGATTGGATATTTCTCTAGTGGTTCCGGCTCTGTTAAATTTGGTGAGGATGAAAAAGAATTGACAATATCTGATTGTGATATGTATGATATGGAAGAATATAAGCCATTTTACAAAAGGAGGCAGCCCAAGGTGCTACAGTTTTCAGGTTGGGGATCAAAACCTTTAATTGAATTCCTCAAATCCCTTGGTACAGATACAACCAAACAGTTATCACAATATGATGTTGATTCTATCATCTCTGAATACATTCGGGAAAACAACCTTCTTGACCCACAAAATAGGAAGAAggttatttgtgatgaaaagcTGCGTGCTCTTTTAGGAAAGAAATCAGTATCTAAGAGGAGAATACCTAATCTTCTGGATGCCCATTTTGCTGAGAACTTGGTCCAATCAGAAGACGATGGAATTGAGAATGAAGATAGAAGCAATTTGGAAGACAAAAGTGAAAATCTTATGGTAGCATGTCAGAGGCAGAGAACACCGAGCTCAGATAAAAAATCTGCAGAAGTGGAAGTTGAGATTATTATGCAACAGACTGGTTATGCATCTATTGTTGCTGAGAATATAAATCTTGTCTACTTACGGAGGAGCTTAGTGGAGGAGCTATTGAAGGACCATGAAAATTTTGAGGGCAAAGCAGTGGGAAGTTTTGTAAAAGTCAAAGCAGACCCCCGAGATTATCTGCAGAAAAATTCTCACCAGCTTTTGCAAGTCACAG GCATAAAAGAAACCTTAGCTGCTGGTAAAATGAGCAGTGAAATTCTCTTGCAAGCTTCCTGTGTACCATTGGACATTCACATATCTATGCTGTCTGATTCTGACTTCACTGAG GAGGAATGTGATGATTTGCGGCAAAAAATGAATAGCGGTCTGCTTAGAAAACCTACCGTT GTGGAACTTGAACAGAAGGCCAGAAGTCTGCATGCAGATATAATGAAGCAG GTCTTCATTATCTGA